The following is a genomic window from Anaerolineae bacterium.
TCCCCTTCTATGTCCTGAACTATGAGGATGTCTTCGATCGGCTGGTCATTGAGCCCTTCTGCCGCGCCTACGCCGGCGGCCGCACTCCCAATCCCTGCATTGACTGCAACGTGTATATCAAGTTCGGTGTGTTGCTGAGGACTGCGCTGGCCTGGGGGGCGGATTACCTCGCCACCGGCCATTACGCACGCGTGAGGGAGGTGCCGGGCGTTGGCCCCTCCTTGTGGAGAGCGCGCGACCGGGAGCAGGATCAGTCGTATTTCCTGTATGCGCTGGGACAGGAGCAGTTACGCTGTGCGCTGTTTCCGCTGGGCGATCGGAGCAAGGTCGAGGTGCGGGAGATCGCCCGCCGGCTGGGACTGCCGGTGGCGGAGAAGCCGGCCAGCCAGGATATCTGCTTCCTGCCGGATCGGGACTATCGCGCCCTGATCATCGAGCGCTGTCCGCAGTGCGTTCAGCCGGGGGAGATCGTGGACACGGCCGGCCGCGTGCTGGGCCGGCATGCTGGCGCGCCGGCCTACACCGTCGGCCAGCGCCGCGGCCTGGGCGTCGCTGTCGGCGTGCCCCTGTATGTCCTGCGAGTTGACCCGGCGCACAACCGCGTCATCGTGGGCCGGCGCGAGCAGACCTTCTGCCGCCAGATGTGGGTGGAAAGGCTCCATTGGATGGCCGGGATGGGATTGCCTCGCGTGCACTGCCTGGTGAAGACGCGCCATCGCGGCGTGGAGACGCCGGCGGAAGTCCGGCCGGATTGGGGTAACCGCACCGCCCATATCCGTTTTCTGCGCCCGCATCCCATTTCTGCGCCGGGGCAGGCCGCGGTCTTCTATGATGGGGAGATGGTTCTCGGAGGAGGAGTTATCACCGACTATGCCTGAACAGCATATGGAGCGCTACTCTCGACAAATACTGTTCCAGCCCATTGGCCGGCCCGGTCAGGAGCGCCTGCTTGCCAGCCGGGTGGTGGTCATCGGCCAGGGGGCGCTGGGGACCGTCATCGCGGATCACCT
Proteins encoded in this region:
- the mnmA gene encoding tRNA 2-thiouridine(34) synthase MnmA; translated protein: MGKRVIVAMSGGVDSSVAAALLREQGYEVIGIGLRLPGMSRGDGRTRTCCGIAGMEDARRVAQLLDIPFYVLNYEDVFDRLVIEPFCRAYAGGRTPNPCIDCNVYIKFGVLLRTALAWGADYLATGHYARVREVPGVGPSLWRARDREQDQSYFLYALGQEQLRCALFPLGDRSKVEVREIARRLGLPVAEKPASQDICFLPDRDYRALIIERCPQCVQPGEIVDTAGRVLGRHAGAPAYTVGQRRGLGVAVGVPLYVLRVDPAHNRVIVGRREQTFCRQMWVERLHWMAGMGLPRVHCLVKTRHRGVETPAEVRPDWGNRTAHIRFLRPHPISAPGQAAVFYDGEMVLGGGVITDYA